A part of Oncorhynchus clarkii lewisi isolate Uvic-CL-2024 chromosome 17, UVic_Ocla_1.0, whole genome shotgun sequence genomic DNA contains:
- the LOC139369953 gene encoding histamine H1 receptor-like has product MESIQSPDIPMDSTWRHPYGQETVPSPFNSTFRLQHHSSFHNTLLGVSLGFLSLLTVIMNILVLYAVKKERTLHTVGNLYIVSLSVADLIVGATVMPLNLVYLLEDEWRLGRVVCQFWLIMDYVASTASIFSLFILCLDRYRSVHEPLRYLKYRTRGRASVMISGAWLMSMTWIIPILGWRSFVQVDLKPEMENKCDTDFRFVTWFKVLTSVFNFYLPSLLMLWFYSRIYMAVRQNFRERERIINPTDSVVENRIGHKVQTGNSHCESKKERNSDFDQYTLDQPNDSTDTVETNAPREPKSEKDSHSSHSVLRMTKRLRTTVKDKRKSGSSSFQQKNSDSETPLNLSSLPLGFTNYDDDNVQKLYVSVNDCKVAVPSNSVAGVCEITQISDMQRYTTMFYNNEFTQSVNLSPSPCPHNSPQSPPAQEHSEPDDGTNPDAVANALTLKQTWQKFCAQSRQRIQSLQVHKEHKAAKQLGCIIAGFMMCWIPYFIVFMVMAFCQTCVHHNLHMFTIWLGYINSTLNPFIYPLCNENFKRVFKTILHINL; this is encoded by the exons ATGGAGTCTATTCAGTCACCTGACATCCCCATGGACAG CACCTGGAGACACCCGTATGGCCAGGAGACTGTCCCGTCACCTTTCAACAGCACCTTCCGCCTCCAGCACCACAGCAGCTTCCACAATACCCTACTAG GTGTCTCCCTGGGCTTCCTGTCATTGCTCACCGTCATCATGAACATCCTGGTACTCTACGCTGTGAAGAAAGAGCGGACCCTCCACACGGTGGGCAACCTCTACATCGTCAGCCTCTCCGTGGCGGATCTCATCGTCGGGGCCACCGTCATGCCCCTCAACCTGGTGTACCTGCTGGAGGACGAGTGGAGGCTGGGGAGGGTCGTCTGTCAGTTCTGGCTCATCATGGATTACGTAGCCAGCACAGCCTCCATCTTTAGTCTGTTTATACTATGTCTGGATCGGTATCGGTCCGTTCACGAGCCGCTGAGGTACCTGAAGTACCGGACCAGAGGGAGAGCTAGCGTTATGATCTCAGGGGCCTGGCTAATGTCCATGACGTGGATTATTCCTATTCTAGGGTGGAGGTCGTTCGTTCAGGTCGACCTCAAACCGGAGATGGAGAATAAGTGTGACACTGATTTCCGGTTTGTTACGTGGTTTAAGGTTTTAACTTCAGTGTTTAACTTCTACCTTCCGTCTCTGTTGATGCTGTGGTTCTACTCGCGCATCTACATGGCTGTGAGACAGAacttcagagagagggagaggattatCAATCCCACAGATTCTGTGGTGGAAAACAGGATCGGACACAAAGTCCAAACAGGAAATAGCCACTGCGAGTctaagaaagaaagaaactcaGACTTTGATCAGTACACGTTAGACCAGCCGAACGACTCCACAGATACAGTTGAAACCAACGCGCCCAGGGAACCCAAGTCTGAGAAAGACTCTCACTCCAGTCATTCAGTGCTCAGAATGACAAAACGTCTGAGGACGACTGTAAAGGACAAAAGAAAGAGCGGCTCTTCGTCTTTCCAGCAGAAGAATTCGGACTCGGAGACCCCTTTAAACCTGTCCTCTTTACCTCTTGGCTTCACAAACTACGACGACGACAATGTTCAGAAACTCTATGTATCCGTGAACGACTGCAAGGTAGCCGTGCCGTCAAACTCTGTGGCTGGTGTCTGCGAGATAACCCAGATATCTGACATGCAGAGATACACCACCATGTTCTACAACAACGAGTTCACCCAGTCTGTGAATTTATCCCCGTCACCATGTCCCCATAATTCACCCCAGTCCCCCCCGGCCCAGGAGCACTCAGAGCCTGACGATGGTACTAACCCGGATGCTGTAGCCAACGCTTTGACTCTAAAGCAGACCTGGCAGAAGTTCTGTGCCCAGTCCAGACAGCGTATCCAGAGCCTTCAGGTCCATAAGGAGCACAAAGCGGCCAAGCAGCTGGGCTGTATTATAGCTGGGTTCATGATGTGCTGGATCCCATACTTCATAGTCTTTATGGTCATGGCTTTCTGCCAAACCTGTGTACATCACAACCTACATATGTTCACGATATGGCTTGGGTATATTAACTCTACCTTGAACCCGTTCATATACCCCCTCTGCAATGAGAATTTCAAACGGGTGTTTAAAACTATCCTACACATTAATTTGTGA